Proteins from a genomic interval of Corynebacterium freiburgense:
- a CDS encoding copper resistance CopC family protein — translation MAILLAIFMLGVTPIAAAHDVVISSDPADGSTISEFPRKITLEFSGIPKDSFNTVAVSNSKTSEVLFRTNPELQDQFVAVDVPDEIQPGTGDYLVGFQITSSDGHATRGKIEFSVSGPEKDTAKDIPATSATNEAAEPENTGQSSMAGWYVGGAVLVVLAVFAAFVFVQRK, via the coding sequence GTGGCAATACTATTAGCAATTTTTATGCTCGGGGTTACCCCTATTGCCGCTGCACATGACGTAGTTATTTCCTCTGACCCTGCTGATGGATCCACCATTAGTGAATTCCCAAGAAAAATCACACTAGAATTTTCGGGAATTCCAAAAGATTCGTTTAATACCGTCGCCGTGAGTAATTCGAAAACCTCCGAAGTGCTATTTCGAACAAATCCGGAATTGCAAGATCAATTTGTAGCAGTAGACGTTCCAGACGAAATTCAACCTGGGACGGGAGATTATTTAGTTGGCTTCCAAATTACTTCTTCTGACGGCCACGCAACACGCGGGAAAATAGAATTTTCCGTAAGTGGCCCAGAGAAAGATACCGCAAAAGATATACCTGCAACATCGGCAACAAATGAAGCTGCTGAACCCGAAAACACTGGTCAATCAAGCATGGCTGGTTGGTATGTTGGCGGTGCAGTGCTTGTAGTTTTGGCGGTTTTCGCGGCGTTTGTATTCGTTCAACGAAAGTGA
- a CDS encoding DUF3000 domain-containing protein, with product MRPEAKSSIAPESAPKLFRDAVESMHSAVLRPEISLGTIRPPQRLAPLSHAIGLEVEHDALDGDAFGRLILLYDPQAEEGWEGVFRLVAYIQADLDAAVASDPLLPEVVWDWLQEGLAKVKADFTNMGGTVTSTASVRFGDIGGPPRAFQLELRASWTAVAEDLRPHVEAFAKVLANAAGLPPVGVTELRR from the coding sequence CTGCGCCCAGAAGCCAAGAGCTCGATCGCCCCTGAAAGTGCGCCCAAACTCTTTCGTGATGCTGTTGAGTCTATGCACTCTGCCGTGCTACGTCCTGAGATTTCGCTGGGTACCATTCGCCCCCCTCAGCGTCTCGCGCCGTTAAGCCACGCAATCGGCCTCGAAGTTGAACATGACGCCCTTGATGGAGATGCGTTCGGACGTTTGATTCTCCTTTATGATCCGCAAGCAGAAGAAGGCTGGGAGGGGGTGTTCCGCCTTGTCGCATATATTCAGGCTGATCTCGATGCCGCAGTAGCGAGCGACCCACTCCTACCAGAAGTGGTTTGGGATTGGCTGCAAGAAGGATTAGCAAAGGTCAAGGCCGATTTTACAAATATGGGCGGCACAGTGACCTCAACCGCATCCGTACGCTTTGGCGATATAGGTGGTCCACCGCGAGCCTTCCAACTAGAGCTTCGCGCCTCCTGGACTGCCGTTGCAGAAGACCTACGCCCCCATGTAGAGGCGTTTGCAAAAGTATTGGCGAATGCAGCGGGACTGCCTCCAGTTGGTGTCACCGAGTTACGTCGCTAA
- the msrB gene encoding peptide-methionine (R)-S-oxide reductase MsrB produces MTDFKLISDAEWRERLNAEEYRVLRQAGTEAPFKGAYTDTTDEGIYSCRACGIELFRSNQKFQSHCGWPSFFSPLAGDRIIERTDYSHGMVRTEVICANCDSHLGHVFAGEGYNTPTDLRYCINSISLTFAPTDNSSE; encoded by the coding sequence ATGACCGATTTTAAATTGATTTCAGATGCTGAATGGCGTGAGCGTCTCAATGCCGAAGAGTACCGAGTATTGCGCCAGGCCGGCACAGAGGCTCCGTTTAAAGGGGCTTACACGGATACCACTGATGAGGGAATTTATTCGTGCCGGGCGTGTGGAATCGAATTGTTCCGCTCAAACCAGAAGTTCCAGTCGCATTGTGGATGGCCTTCGTTTTTCTCTCCACTAGCAGGCGACCGAATTATTGAGCGCACCGACTACTCACACGGCATGGTGCGCACCGAAGTAATTTGCGCTAATTGTGACTCTCATCTTGGACATGTTTTTGCCGGTGAAGGTTACAACACACCTACCGATCTTCGGTATTGCATTAACTCTATTTCATTGACATTTGCTCCAACGGATAACTCGTCCGAGTAA
- a CDS encoding glycosyltransferase family 87 protein produces the protein MTFQIIDKLNNIWVSGSPAPDAFGERNRRTRWDNIGNAIFWPFAVFIATHVLGVMAVNGNATDDFSTVYYAVRRAVEGVPVYNETYFYVDPHYLYNPGATLALFPLGMIADFTTARTIFVLVNAIAIIGALGLLTKVFGYSLRSFIWPAAIAAAFCTEAVQNTLIFSNINGLLLLALVVFLWALLRKRNILAGVVLGLAILVKPLFAPLLFLPFVRFQWSTVGIGVIVPIAANIVAWPFIPGANDYVTRTMPYLGEVRDYANSSLPGAAVYFGMPGWQKNIWFILFALAVIIALVFLLRYRHSEPLFWACTTSGLLLTGVFFLSSLGQMYYSMLLFPLVFTVLLERSIMHSWLSWVAVYCFYSPTLWAWDDWQIYGRWVDLFRGTVGWGLILLVTAVFSIICWRREFNYTRSG, from the coding sequence GTGACTTTTCAAATCATTGACAAGCTAAACAATATATGGGTCTCAGGCTCTCCTGCCCCAGATGCTTTTGGTGAACGCAATCGCCGTACCCGTTGGGATAATATCGGCAATGCAATTTTTTGGCCGTTCGCCGTGTTTATTGCCACCCATGTTTTGGGCGTTATGGCTGTCAATGGAAACGCCACAGACGATTTCTCTACCGTGTATTACGCTGTGCGCCGAGCTGTAGAAGGGGTCCCGGTATATAACGAAACATATTTTTATGTGGATCCCCATTATCTCTATAATCCTGGAGCTACCCTTGCATTATTTCCTCTTGGGATGATCGCGGATTTTACTACCGCACGAACTATCTTCGTGCTAGTAAATGCAATAGCAATTATTGGCGCATTGGGATTGTTGACCAAAGTGTTTGGTTATAGTCTGCGGTCCTTTATTTGGCCCGCCGCAATCGCCGCCGCTTTCTGCACAGAAGCGGTCCAAAACACATTGATTTTTTCTAATATTAATGGGTTGCTACTCTTGGCCCTCGTCGTGTTTCTTTGGGCCCTTCTTAGAAAACGCAATATTCTCGCGGGAGTGGTTCTTGGTCTAGCTATCTTAGTTAAGCCGCTTTTCGCACCTCTACTATTTTTACCTTTTGTGCGTTTCCAATGGTCAACGGTAGGTATTGGGGTTATTGTCCCAATAGCCGCCAATATAGTTGCCTGGCCATTTATTCCTGGAGCGAATGATTATGTGACGCGGACTATGCCCTATCTTGGGGAAGTTCGTGATTATGCAAATAGTTCTCTTCCCGGTGCTGCAGTGTATTTTGGCATGCCTGGGTGGCAGAAAAATATTTGGTTTATATTGTTTGCGTTGGCAGTGATAATTGCATTGGTGTTTTTATTGCGCTACCGCCATAGTGAACCACTGTTTTGGGCCTGCACTACTTCCGGGTTGTTATTGACGGGAGTATTTTTCCTATCATCGCTTGGGCAAATGTACTACTCAATGCTGTTGTTCCCCTTGGTGTTTACCGTGCTACTAGAGCGCTCTATCATGCATTCGTGGCTATCGTGGGTTGCGGTGTACTGCTTTTATTCACCGACCCTGTGGGCCTGGGATGATTGGCAGATTTATGGCCGCTGGGTTGACTTATTCCGTGGCACTGTTGGATGGGGTTTGATTCTGCTTGTAACTGCGGTGTTTTCAATAATTTGTTGGCGTCGGGAATTTAACTACACCCGCAGCGGTTAG
- the hemQ gene encoding hydrogen peroxide-dependent heme synthase has translation MAEKIDFAKLNSVQQYTQWAVFRIIPGLLGDNRDEIIAEAREFFSKFDSEHPVTVRGIYDISGISYDADYMIWWHAEEIADIQRVYNEFRRTTTLGKCSETSWTGTALHRPAEFNKSHLPSFIMGEEPGAWITVYPFVRSYDWYLMDEKDRRRILAEHGRAGRDFPDVRANTVQSFALGDFEWILAFEAPELHRNVDLMHRMRYTEARLHVREEIPFFSGRRVADIAELIEVLP, from the coding sequence ATGGCCGAAAAGATCGATTTTGCAAAGCTGAACAGTGTCCAGCAGTATACACAGTGGGCGGTGTTCCGTATTATTCCCGGGCTGCTCGGTGACAATAGAGACGAAATCATTGCCGAAGCCCGTGAATTCTTCAGCAAATTCGACTCCGAACACCCGGTCACAGTTCGTGGAATCTACGATATCTCTGGAATCAGCTACGACGCTGACTACATGATCTGGTGGCATGCGGAGGAAATTGCAGATATCCAACGCGTATACAACGAATTCCGCCGCACCACCACGCTGGGCAAATGCTCGGAAACATCATGGACCGGCACCGCTTTGCACCGACCAGCAGAATTTAATAAATCACATCTGCCGTCCTTTATTATGGGCGAAGAACCCGGCGCATGGATTACCGTATACCCATTTGTACGTTCCTATGACTGGTATCTAATGGATGAAAAGGACCGCCGCCGAATCCTTGCTGAGCATGGCCGCGCTGGCCGCGACTTCCCTGATGTTCGGGCAAATACAGTTCAGTCATTTGCCTTAGGCGATTTTGAGTGGATTTTGGCGTTTGAAGCGCCTGAATTGCACCGCAACGTTGATCTGATGCACCGTATGCGCTATACCGAGGCGCGTCTCCATGTTCGGGAAGAGATCCCATTTTTCAGTGGACGCCGCGTAGCAGATATTGCGGAGCTTATTGAAGTTCTGCCATAG
- a CDS encoding iron chelate uptake ABC transporter family permease subunit: MLVPADHHQINRKRTLLTWAMLILAVIIAIVFVVFDLPKAWQFVIERRIVTAVGLSVVGIAIGASTVLFQTITANKILTPSLMGFDAMFVLIQTVIVFVFGTVLFNNADTLFLFALNSLTMMGFSILLFWVVFSGGRMSIDLLLLIGIVVGVLFRSLSALLGRMIDPGEFQVLQDRFFATFSFIDVRLLIVTSIVTLLVITAIWIKRRTFDVILLGRDQAISLGVNYRSEVIFALLACSLLVSASTALVGPVTFFGLIVANLAYIIVRTDRHAWTIPMACALGMLSLVAGQWILSRIFAFNTSLSVIIEFLGGILFLYLLLSKKGLSR, from the coding sequence ATGCTCGTGCCAGCTGACCACCACCAAATAAACCGGAAACGCACCCTGCTTACCTGGGCTATGCTTATCCTGGCAGTGATTATTGCAATCGTATTTGTAGTATTCGATCTGCCAAAGGCATGGCAATTCGTTATTGAACGAAGGATTGTCACTGCAGTTGGCCTAAGCGTTGTCGGTATTGCTATTGGTGCTTCTACTGTTTTATTCCAAACAATTACGGCAAATAAAATTCTTACCCCATCGCTTATGGGGTTCGATGCCATGTTTGTGCTTATTCAAACTGTAATAGTGTTTGTATTTGGAACCGTACTTTTTAATAATGCAGACACGCTATTTTTATTTGCTTTAAATAGTCTCACAATGATGGGGTTTTCTATACTCTTATTCTGGGTGGTATTTTCTGGCGGCCGTATGTCAATAGATTTGCTGCTTCTTATTGGAATTGTTGTGGGAGTGCTGTTCCGATCATTATCGGCATTGCTTGGTCGTATGATCGACCCCGGTGAATTTCAAGTACTGCAGGACCGTTTCTTTGCCACATTTTCATTTATTGACGTCCGGCTGCTTATTGTTACCAGTATTGTTACGTTATTGGTTATTACAGCTATTTGGATAAAACGCCGCACTTTCGATGTAATTCTGCTGGGTCGAGATCAAGCCATAAGCTTGGGTGTAAATTATCGCAGCGAGGTTATTTTCGCGCTGCTCGCATGTTCACTTTTGGTTTCAGCTTCTACCGCACTTGTCGGCCCGGTAACGTTTTTCGGGCTTATTGTTGCAAACCTTGCCTATATTATCGTTCGAACCGACCGGCATGCATGGACAATTCCAATGGCATGTGCTTTAGGAATGCTTTCGCTAGTAGCCGGTCAATGGATTTTGTCCCGCATATTTGCGTTTAATACATCACTTTCAGTGATTATTGAATTCCTTGGGGGCATTTTGTTCTTGTATTTATTGCTAAGCAAGAAAGGCTTAAGCCGTTGA
- a CDS encoding iron ABC transporter ATP-binding protein, with the protein MITIENVTKSYDGTTVVDNVSLEIPKGGVISVIGPNGAGKSTLLSIVARLLDADSGKVTINGMDVSSTKSKDLARTMAVLRQENRIAVRLTVRELVEFGRFPHSGGRLTAECHEAVDRAMGYLDLGEFADRALDELSGGQRQRAFVAMVLAQETEFVLLDEPLNNLDIKHSLAMMRLLRKTADELGRTVVIVIHDINYAAAFSDHIVAMKNGKLVHSCTPREFMTPENLESLYEVQMRVMEVEGHPMAVYF; encoded by the coding sequence TTGATTACCATTGAAAATGTCACTAAATCCTATGATGGAACAACGGTGGTAGATAATGTTTCTTTGGAAATACCCAAAGGCGGGGTAATTAGTGTTATTGGCCCTAATGGTGCAGGAAAATCGACGTTATTAAGTATTGTCGCCAGGCTTCTCGACGCCGACTCCGGCAAGGTCACCATAAATGGTATGGATGTCAGTAGTACCAAATCAAAAGATCTTGCTCGCACAATGGCAGTCCTTCGGCAGGAAAACCGGATAGCGGTCAGGCTCACAGTACGAGAATTAGTGGAATTTGGTAGGTTCCCGCATTCTGGCGGCAGACTCACAGCCGAATGCCACGAAGCTGTAGATCGTGCTATGGGTTATTTGGACCTTGGCGAATTTGCGGACCGTGCGCTCGATGAACTTTCCGGTGGGCAGCGACAACGTGCATTTGTGGCAATGGTTCTTGCGCAGGAAACGGAATTTGTATTACTTGATGAGCCGCTGAATAACCTCGACATTAAGCACTCGTTAGCAATGATGCGACTTCTGCGAAAAACGGCGGATGAGCTTGGTCGGACCGTGGTTATTGTTATCCATGACATTAACTATGCTGCCGCATTCTCCGACCATATTGTTGCGATGAAAAACGGCAAGCTTGTACATAGCTGTACGCCAAGGGAGTTTATGACTCCAGAAAATCTCGAATCCCTATACGAAGTTCAAATGCGTGTTATGGAAGTAGAAGGACACCCAATGGCGGTGTATTTCTAG